A portion of the Nitratidesulfovibrio termitidis HI1 genome contains these proteins:
- a CDS encoding NADH-quinone oxidoreductase subunit L, with protein MLDTLVFGSVVFPLLAALAVYFVRGDAARNIIVPVSVAITAAAAVGLASAGSFSYSPQAILGISLNGLITVLDFALLAFIFIIALRMGNLLIMGLTVLQVLGLAYLDFFLADHGAQITGFYADSLSLTMVLIISIVGGLICFYGLGYMKEHEEHLHLAKSRQPRFFFFMLLFLGAMNGLVLANNLSWMYFFWEVTTLCSFMLIGHDGTDEAKTNATRALWMNMAGGVAFVAALMFLQKSMGTLSVQDILAKSTAPGMKTAALLLPMAFLCFAGFTKAAQVPFQSWLCGAMVAPTPVSALLHSSTMVKAGVYLVIRMAPAYQGTMLSAAVAIFGAFTFIAASALAVGQSNGKKVLAYSTIANLGLIIACAGINTSAAIAAAVMLIIFHAISKGLLFLCVGAIEQKIGSRDIEAMRGLFKVMPRTAVITVIGIVTMMLPPFGMLLAKWMALESAATATAAMPPLVIMLALGSALTVLFWARWAGVMLGSTMPGENPPAERQPFSVRLPLLLLAVGAVGLSLLSPFVYSMLVAPATALYAKATAYTVTMGVFENNAGVFAVYPLFLLLGVGFMYALRAAKKVGPEAASLPYMGGSQKVVDGKIGFNGPMNGFVETAAGNYYLEALFGESKLSKSINVIAIVLLAVMLGGVL; from the coding sequence ATGCTGGACACCCTTGTCTTTGGAAGCGTCGTGTTTCCACTCTTAGCTGCCCTGGCGGTCTATTTCGTCAGGGGCGACGCCGCGCGCAACATCATCGTCCCGGTATCGGTGGCGATAACCGCCGCGGCGGCGGTGGGACTGGCGAGCGCGGGCTCGTTCTCCTACTCGCCCCAAGCCATTCTTGGCATCAGCCTCAACGGCCTGATCACCGTTCTTGATTTCGCCCTGCTCGCGTTCATCTTCATCATCGCGCTGCGCATGGGCAACCTGCTTATCATGGGCCTGACGGTCCTGCAGGTGCTGGGTCTGGCCTACCTGGACTTCTTCCTGGCGGACCACGGCGCGCAGATTACCGGCTTCTATGCCGACAGCCTGTCGCTGACCATGGTGCTGATCATCTCCATCGTGGGGGGCCTGATCTGTTTTTACGGCCTTGGCTACATGAAGGAACACGAGGAGCACCTGCACCTCGCCAAGAGCCGCCAGCCGCGGTTCTTCTTTTTCATGCTGCTCTTCCTGGGCGCCATGAACGGCCTGGTGCTGGCCAACAACCTGTCGTGGATGTACTTCTTCTGGGAAGTGACCACCCTGTGCTCGTTCATGCTCATCGGGCATGACGGCACCGACGAGGCCAAGACCAACGCCACCCGCGCCCTGTGGATGAACATGGCGGGCGGCGTCGCCTTCGTGGCGGCGCTCATGTTCCTGCAGAAGAGCATGGGCACCCTTTCGGTGCAGGACATCCTGGCCAAGTCGACCGCGCCCGGCATGAAGACCGCGGCGCTGCTGCTGCCCATGGCCTTCCTGTGCTTCGCGGGCTTCACCAAGGCCGCGCAGGTGCCCTTCCAGAGCTGGCTGTGCGGCGCCATGGTGGCTCCCACCCCGGTCTCCGCGCTGCTGCACTCGTCCACCATGGTCAAGGCGGGCGTGTACCTGGTCATCCGCATGGCCCCGGCCTATCAGGGCACCATGCTTTCCGCCGCCGTGGCCATCTTCGGCGCGTTCACCTTCATCGCCGCATCCGCCCTGGCCGTTGGCCAGAGCAACGGCAAGAAGGTGCTGGCCTACTCCACCATCGCCAACCTGGGCCTGATCATCGCCTGCGCGGGCATCAACACCTCGGCCGCCATCGCCGCCGCCGTGATGCTGATCATCTTCCACGCCATCTCCAAGGGCCTCTTGTTCCTGTGCGTGGGCGCCATCGAGCAGAAGATCGGCTCGCGCGACATCGAAGCCATGCGCGGCCTGTTCAAGGTGATGCCCCGCACCGCGGTGATCACCGTCATCGGCATCGTGACCATGATGCTGCCGCCCTTCGGCATGCTGCTGGCCAAGTGGATGGCCCTTGAATCCGCCGCCACCGCCACCGCCGCCATGCCTCCGCTGGTGATCATGCTGGCCCTCGGCAGCGCCCTGACGGTGCTGTTCTGGGCCCGCTGGGCCGGCGTGATGCTGGGTTCCACCATGCCGGGCGAAAACCCGCCCGCCGAACGTCAGCCCTTCTCGGTGCGCCTGCCGCTCCTGCTGCTGGCCGTCGGCGCCGTGGGCCTGTCGCTGCTGTCTCCCTTCGTCTACAGCATGCTGGTGGCCCCGGCCACAGCCCTGTATGCCAAGGCCACGGCCTACACCGTCACCATGGGCGTGTTCGAGAACAACGCCGGGGTGTTCGCGGTGTACCCGCTGTTCCTGCTGCTGGGCGTGGGCTTCATGTATGCACTGCGCGCCGCGAAGAAGGTTGGCCCCGAAGCGGCCAGCCTGCCCTACATGGGCGGTTCGCAGAAGGTTGTGGACGGCAAGATCGGCTTCAACGGCCCCATGAACGGGTTCGTGGAAACCGCCGCCGGCAACTACTACCTGGAAGCCCTGTTCGGTGAATCCAAACTCTCCAAGTCCATCAACGTGATCGCCATCGTACTGCTTGCGGTCATGCTCGGGGGGGTGCTGTAA
- a CDS encoding respiratory chain complex I subunit 1 family protein has product MLTFIAALIGLALTPVVGGLLAGVDRRVTARLQSRFGPPILQPFYDVLKLLGKAPMVVNSWQVMSAYIYVMSSALAVLLFFMQGDLLLLFFVMTIGAVFQVVGALSVPSPYAQVGAQRELLQMLAYEPLIIVVFVGISMATGSFKIADVYAMDKPLLLSMPFLFIALGYALTIKLRKSPFDISACHHAHQELVRGVLTEYSGPHLALLEIGHWFDVVLILGLCSLFWHTSIVGMVALLVVTYAAEILIDNICARMTWPWMLKNVLGVGLVLSVFNLLWLYVS; this is encoded by the coding sequence ATGCTGACGTTCATCGCCGCTCTCATCGGGCTTGCCCTCACCCCGGTGGTCGGGGGCCTTCTGGCCGGCGTCGACCGCCGCGTCACCGCCCGCCTGCAGTCCCGCTTCGGCCCGCCCATCCTGCAGCCCTTCTACGACGTGCTGAAGCTGCTGGGCAAAGCGCCCATGGTGGTCAACTCGTGGCAGGTCATGTCGGCCTACATCTACGTGATGTCCTCTGCCCTGGCCGTGCTGCTGTTCTTCATGCAGGGCGACCTGCTCTTGCTCTTCTTCGTCATGACCATCGGCGCGGTGTTCCAGGTGGTGGGCGCGCTTTCCGTGCCCTCTCCCTACGCCCAGGTGGGCGCCCAGCGCGAACTCTTGCAGATGCTGGCCTACGAGCCGCTGATCATCGTGGTGTTCGTGGGCATTTCCATGGCTACCGGCAGCTTCAAGATCGCCGACGTGTACGCCATGGACAAGCCGCTGCTGCTCAGCATGCCCTTCCTGTTCATTGCGCTGGGCTACGCGCTGACCATCAAGCTGCGCAAGTCGCCCTTCGACATCTCGGCCTGCCACCACGCCCACCAGGAACTGGTGCGCGGCGTGCTGACCGAATACTCCGGCCCGCACCTGGCGCTGCTGGAAATCGGCCACTGGTTCGACGTGGTGCTCATCCTGGGCCTGTGCTCGCTGTTCTGGCACACCAGCATCGTGGGCATGGTCGCCCTGCTGGTGGTGACCTACGCGGCGGAAATCCTGATCGACAACATCTGCGCGCGCATGACCTGGCCGTGGATGCTCAAGAACGTACTGGGCGTGGGTCTTGTGCTGTCGGTGTTCAACCTGCTCTGGCTCTACGTCAGCTAA
- a CDS encoding NADH-quinone oxidoreductase subunit B family protein, translated as MGLLENWINKGRLKSPWVVHFDCGSCNGCDIEVLACLTPVFDVERFGIINVGNPKHADVLLVTGTVNHRNKKVLKNIYDQMPDPKAVIAIGACGTSGGVFRECYNVVGGVDQVIPVDVYVPGCPAKPDAIIDGVVTALDVVKAKLGLGEMPKVTVID; from the coding sequence ATGGGTCTGCTTGAAAACTGGATCAACAAGGGCCGTCTGAAGTCCCCGTGGGTCGTCCATTTCGACTGCGGGTCGTGCAACGGCTGCGATATCGAGGTGCTGGCCTGCCTTACCCCCGTCTTTGACGTGGAGCGTTTCGGCATCATCAACGTGGGCAACCCCAAGCATGCCGACGTGCTGCTGGTCACCGGCACGGTGAACCACCGCAACAAGAAGGTGCTGAAGAACATCTACGACCAGATGCCCGATCCCAAGGCCGTCATCGCCATCGGGGCGTGCGGCACCTCGGGCGGGGTGTTCCGCGAGTGCTACAACGTGGTGGGCGGCGTCGACCAGGTCATCCCGGTGGACGTGTACGTACCCGGCTGCCCGGCCAAGCCCGACGCCATCATCGACGGCGTCGTCACCGCCCTTGATGTGGTGAAGGCCAAGCTTGGCCTTGGCGAAATGCCCAAGGTGACCGTCATCGACTAG
- a CDS encoding NADH-quinone oxidoreductase subunit C, whose protein sequence is MPTHSEILNATPIAADAVVAQARSMFDQGYRLVTMSVVDLGDGNVDIFYHYDLNNEMTHFRLTHPKDQPVPSISPVYFAALLVENESRDHFNLKFDGLVLDFNRTLYLDDEITSTISAPFCKISTIQKKD, encoded by the coding sequence ATGCCCACGCACAGCGAAATACTGAACGCAACACCCATCGCCGCGGATGCCGTGGTCGCGCAGGCCAGGAGCATGTTCGACCAGGGCTACCGCCTGGTCACCATGTCCGTGGTGGACCTTGGCGACGGCAATGTGGATATCTTCTACCACTACGACCTGAACAACGAGATGACCCACTTCCGGCTGACCCACCCCAAGGACCAGCCGGTACCCAGCATCTCGCCCGTCTACTTCGCCGCGCTGCTCGTGGAAAACGAATCGCGCGACCACTTCAACCTGAAGTTCGACGGTCTGGTGCTGGATTTCAACCGTACGCTGTACCTGGATGACGAGATCACCTCGACCATCTCGGCGCCGTTCTGCAAGATCTCCACCATCCAGAAAAAGGATTAA
- a CDS encoding nickel-dependent hydrogenase large subunit, whose product MSRTIIPFGPQHPVLPEPLHLKLVVEDETVVEAVPALGYVHRGLETLASIRDYNQMVYIVERVCGICSCIHAMCYCQGLETMMNVEVPSRAKYLRVIWSELHRIHSHLLWLGLFADGFGFESLFMQFWKIRERVMDINEATAGNRVVISVNVVGGVRRDLDKTQQRWILDELDKLEKELRQLMKTMLDDYTVKKRTVGVGVLTAQQALQLGAVGPTLRGSGVAQDARQLGYAAFDELDFEPVTSPEGDSWARSKVRFMETLQSMDIVRQAISRLPDTELAAKVPGKPTGEVVCRVEQPRGELLYYLKGNGSKNMERVRIRTPTFANIPPLLAMLPGAQLADVPIAALTIDPCISCTER is encoded by the coding sequence ATGTCCCGCACCATCATTCCTTTCGGTCCGCAGCATCCGGTTCTGCCGGAACCCCTGCACCTGAAACTGGTCGTCGAGGACGAGACCGTCGTTGAAGCCGTGCCCGCGCTGGGCTACGTGCATCGCGGCCTCGAAACCCTCGCCAGCATTCGTGACTACAACCAGATGGTCTACATCGTGGAGCGGGTGTGCGGCATCTGTTCGTGCATCCACGCCATGTGCTACTGCCAGGGCCTTGAAACCATGATGAACGTGGAAGTGCCGAGCCGCGCCAAGTACCTGCGGGTAATCTGGTCGGAACTGCACCGTATTCACAGCCACCTGCTGTGGCTGGGCCTGTTCGCAGACGGTTTCGGCTTCGAAAGCCTGTTCATGCAGTTCTGGAAGATCCGCGAACGCGTCATGGACATCAATGAAGCCACGGCGGGCAACCGCGTGGTCATCTCGGTCAACGTGGTGGGCGGCGTGCGCCGCGACCTGGACAAGACCCAGCAGCGCTGGATCCTCGACGAGCTGGACAAGCTGGAAAAGGAACTGCGCCAGCTGATGAAGACCATGCTCGACGACTACACCGTGAAGAAGCGCACCGTGGGCGTGGGCGTGCTGACGGCCCAACAGGCCCTGCAGCTCGGCGCGGTCGGCCCCACCCTGCGCGGCAGCGGCGTTGCCCAGGACGCCCGCCAGCTTGGCTACGCGGCCTTCGACGAACTGGACTTCGAGCCCGTCACCTCGCCCGAGGGCGACAGCTGGGCCCGTTCCAAGGTCCGGTTCATGGAAACGCTGCAATCCATGGATATCGTGCGTCAGGCCATTTCGCGCCTGCCCGATACGGAACTGGCCGCCAAGGTTCCCGGCAAGCCCACCGGCGAGGTGGTCTGCCGCGTCGAACAGCCTCGCGGCGAGTTGCTGTACTACCTGAAGGGCAACGGCTCGAAGAACATGGAGCGGGTGCGCATCCGCACCCCCACCTTCGCCAACATCCCGCCGCTTCTGGCCATGCTGCCCGGCGCGCAGCTTGCCGACGTGCCCATCGCGGCCCTGACCATCGACCCGTGCATCAGCTGCACCGAGCGGTAA
- a CDS encoding 4Fe-4S dicluster domain-containing protein: MYMLSNVLRNIMGKYSTRLYPFETRPAYEGFRGKLVNNIHDCIFCKSCQIKCPSQCITVDPKEGKWDCDPFACVYCSVCVDACPTHCLSMENQHRKPAPSKFVVSLQGTPRKSKKADKSAEKPAEGAAPEA, translated from the coding sequence ATGTACATGCTCAGCAACGTGCTGCGGAACATCATGGGGAAATACTCCACCCGGCTCTACCCGTTCGAAACGCGGCCGGCGTACGAGGGTTTCCGCGGCAAACTGGTAAACAACATCCACGACTGCATCTTCTGCAAGAGCTGCCAGATCAAGTGCCCTTCGCAGTGCATCACCGTGGATCCCAAGGAAGGCAAGTGGGACTGCGACCCCTTTGCCTGCGTGTACTGCTCGGTGTGCGTCGATGCGTGCCCCACGCACTGCCTGTCGATGGAAAACCAGCATCGCAAGCCCGCGCCCAGCAAGTTCGTGGTGAGCCTGCAGGGCACGCCCAGAAAGTCCAAGAAGGCCGACAAGAGCGCCGAAAAGCCCGCAGAGGGCGCCGCTCCCGAAGCCTAG
- a CDS encoding sigma 54-interacting transcriptional regulator, producing the protein MPDMGRSVFEKLSNTFNWFRDMTLKGKLMLALLPPVVLTLAVTGYLTHLLSNTFIQTGLERIAAVQTQAMARQVEDFLGHCRQDLLIAEQQAGEDRLLRGFLERRLAISGTRYCELAKISQKESGHTFFVINDGEILTLPENRLDKIHPNPFLFIEKLPPLEPGEVWISPVMEVEYPFPSETNPNRKVSSQVIRMATPYVTPGGERGHLLLALDVRQIRDILSLYSSAQSPLRGVQHNDEILYSFMFDTDGWELFQSEDIDKQDPPLATYLARAGFEGTLGNPYISCAFRPSSLHKPFWRMVREVSEGRSGLATLTSADFTTDTPQTGLPRDCIQAYAPVRFTTHPGQDPVVYAGIATMDRSQLTLTAGYRHIDIMLLITLCTIALITALVYLVSRVIAKPILKMTHAVSTAWASQEMTPVDIPHSGYETGMLRDAVNKMIERMRHQSELIRSKDEALRAVNMRRRAVIDDQLQAQITGALQGDLPEFCGLGPKMEQLKGDVLKAARVDVDVLIVGETGTGKQLTAEAIHRHSRRSGGPFICVDCGALDENLLLDTLFGHVKWAFTEAKSERKGAFLNANFGTLFLDEIQTASPKVQQALLRAVAMRKIKPLGSDSEIDVDVRIIAATNVSLEQLIERKTFREDLYFRLKVITLSTPPLREHKESIPLLAVRCLVNAENKAGKQGLGFSNGAIDKLMGHDWPGNVREFINRITNAAVMAESNVIQAEDIVLEGDAVRLALAEKDADVEKADAAGGLPGDLPSDTSGDVPGDLSPDLSRNPLDGGRRERADGGTGHAPNRMADSGQDDVHGMAGSHGDAGGPGRPLLNKRQQRAYERVLARGSITRQEYQDCIGGKLPVRTANHDLHDMVRRQVLDKVGQGPSTRYVLAHGAGSRAGDTD; encoded by the coding sequence ATGCCGGATATGGGGCGCAGCGTCTTCGAAAAACTTTCGAATACCTTCAACTGGTTCAGGGACATGACCCTCAAGGGCAAGCTCATGCTGGCCCTGCTGCCCCCCGTGGTGCTTACCCTGGCGGTTACCGGCTATCTTACCCACCTGCTTTCCAACACATTCATCCAGACTGGGCTGGAGCGCATCGCGGCCGTCCAGACCCAGGCCATGGCCAGGCAGGTGGAGGACTTTCTGGGGCATTGCAGGCAGGACCTGCTCATCGCCGAACAGCAGGCGGGTGAAGACAGGCTGCTGCGGGGCTTTCTGGAACGCCGTCTGGCCATTTCCGGCACGAGATATTGCGAGCTTGCCAAGATCTCGCAAAAGGAAAGCGGCCACACCTTCTTCGTCATCAACGATGGCGAGATACTGACCCTGCCGGAGAACAGGCTGGACAAGATTCACCCCAATCCGTTCCTGTTCATCGAAAAGCTGCCCCCGCTGGAGCCCGGTGAGGTCTGGATTTCGCCGGTCATGGAGGTGGAATATCCCTTCCCCTCCGAAACCAATCCCAATCGCAAGGTGTCTTCACAGGTCATCCGCATGGCCACGCCGTACGTCACGCCCGGGGGCGAACGGGGGCATCTGCTGCTGGCCCTGGACGTGCGCCAGATCCGCGACATTCTTTCCCTGTACAGTTCGGCCCAGTCGCCGTTGCGGGGCGTGCAGCACAACGACGAGATACTGTACAGCTTCATGTTCGACACGGACGGCTGGGAACTGTTCCAGTCCGAGGACATCGACAAGCAGGATCCGCCGTTGGCCACGTATCTCGCCCGCGCGGGGTTCGAGGGGACACTGGGCAACCCGTACATTTCCTGTGCGTTTCGGCCAAGTTCGCTGCACAAGCCGTTCTGGCGGATGGTGCGCGAGGTAAGCGAGGGCCGGTCCGGCCTGGCAACCCTGACCAGCGCCGACTTCACGACGGATACGCCGCAGACGGGCCTTCCGCGTGATTGCATCCAGGCCTATGCCCCCGTGCGTTTCACCACCCACCCTGGTCAGGATCCTGTGGTGTACGCAGGCATCGCCACCATGGACCGCAGCCAGCTCACGCTGACCGCGGGGTACCGCCACATCGACATCATGCTGCTCATCACCCTGTGCACCATCGCCCTGATCACCGCGCTGGTTTATCTGGTGAGCCGGGTCATAGCGAAGCCCATCCTCAAGATGACGCATGCCGTCAGCACCGCCTGGGCCTCGCAGGAAATGACCCCGGTGGACATTCCGCATTCCGGGTACGAAACGGGCATGCTGCGGGATGCGGTGAACAAGATGATCGAGCGCATGCGCCACCAGTCCGAGCTTATCCGCTCGAAGGACGAGGCGCTGCGCGCGGTGAACATGCGGCGCAGGGCCGTCATCGACGACCAGTTGCAGGCGCAGATCACCGGGGCATTGCAGGGGGACCTGCCGGAATTCTGCGGCCTGGGGCCGAAAATGGAGCAGCTGAAGGGCGATGTGCTGAAGGCCGCGCGCGTGGACGTGGATGTGCTCATCGTGGGCGAGACCGGCACCGGCAAGCAGCTTACGGCAGAGGCCATTCACCGGCACAGCCGCCGCTCCGGCGGGCCGTTCATCTGCGTGGACTGTGGTGCGCTGGACGAGAACCTGCTGCTCGACACGCTGTTCGGCCACGTGAAGTGGGCCTTCACCGAGGCCAAGAGCGAGCGCAAGGGGGCCTTTCTCAACGCCAACTTCGGCACCCTTTTCCTGGACGAAATCCAGACGGCATCGCCCAAGGTGCAGCAGGCGCTGCTGCGCGCCGTGGCCATGCGCAAGATCAAGCCGTTGGGCAGCGATTCGGAAATCGACGTGGACGTGCGCATCATTGCCGCCACCAACGTGAGTCTGGAACAGCTCATCGAGCGCAAGACCTTCCGCGAGGACCTCTACTTCCGGCTCAAGGTCATTACCCTGTCCACCCCGCCCCTGCGCGAACACAAGGAAAGCATTCCGCTGCTGGCCGTGCGCTGCCTGGTGAACGCGGAAAACAAGGCCGGCAAGCAGGGGCTGGGATTCAGCAACGGCGCCATCGACAAGCTCATGGGGCACGACTGGCCGGGCAACGTGCGCGAGTTCATCAACCGCATCACCAACGCGGCGGTGATGGCGGAGAGCAACGTCATTCAGGCCGAGGACATCGTGCTTGAGGGAGATGCGGTGCGCCTGGCCCTTGCGGAGAAGGACGCGGACGTGGAAAAGGCCGATGCTGCCGGGGGGCTGCCGGGCGACCTGCCGAGCGATACGTCGGGCGATGTGCCGGGCGACCTGTCACCTGATCTGTCGCGTAATCCGTTGGATGGCGGACGACGCGAACGGGCAGACGGGGGTACAGGACATGCGCCGAACAGGATGGCGGATTCCGGTCAGGACGATGTGCATGGCATGGCGGGGTCGCATGGTGACGCGGGCGGGCCGGGAAGGCCCCTCCTGAACAAGCGCCAGCAACGGGCCTACGAGCGTGTCCTGGCACGCGGATCCATTACCCGCCAGGAGTATCAGGACTGCATTGGCGGGAAGCTGCCGGTGCGAACGGCCAACCACGACCTGCATGACATGGTGAGACGGCAGGTGCTCGACAAGGTGGGACAGGGGCCATCCACACGCTACGTTCTGGCGCATGGTGCCGGAAGCAGGGCTGGTGACACCGACTGA
- a CDS encoding DVU0150 family protein gives MYRKLAKLGGLAALLPMLVPSSLWAAGGKAAELVVVADTRVLTSPVNRYFANLYNTDILVFAVWAVVLTALLGCILGIIMDRIMLATGIDLTKRKIIEH, from the coding sequence ATGTACAGGAAACTGGCCAAGCTGGGCGGTCTTGCGGCTCTCTTGCCCATGCTCGTGCCGTCGTCGCTCTGGGCAGCAGGCGGCAAGGCGGCGGAACTTGTCGTGGTGGCGGACACGCGGGTGCTCACCTCGCCCGTGAACCGGTACTTCGCGAACCTCTACAACACCGACATCCTGGTCTTCGCCGTATGGGCCGTGGTGCTCACCGCCCTGCTGGGGTGCATTCTCGGCATCATCATGGACCGCATCATGCTGGCTACCGGCATCGATCTGACCAAGCGCAAGATCATCGAGCACTAA
- a CDS encoding sulfite exporter TauE/SafE family protein, with the protein MEWLYMHMPISGVNILWPGLVLIGFSVGVIGGFFGLGGAWMVTPGLNILGFPMAFAIGTDIAHIAGKSMISTIRHSKFGNVDYKLGLVMLVGTMVGIEIGAQIVMHLERIGLVGSVVRWVYVVVLALIAFMVFADYAKAAGKRKRGELGEHGAEGITWYKTMHRISIPPMMHFREAGITCSMWLPIVVSLVTGVLAGFLGIGGGLLRMPALVYLIGCPTHIAVGTDLFEVMISGLYGAFTYTLKGRIEIVAVFVMLTGAAIGAQIGTVATKYAKGSGIRIAFGLAVLACMVSIILKQNNMNSAAAVVILGAIGLICLWICKIMFTGAANELRMKNSGLTAE; encoded by the coding sequence ATGGAATGGTTGTACATGCACATGCCCATCTCGGGCGTGAACATCCTGTGGCCCGGTCTTGTGCTCATCGGCTTCTCGGTGGGCGTCATCGGCGGGTTCTTCGGCCTGGGCGGCGCGTGGATGGTGACCCCCGGCCTCAACATTCTGGGCTTTCCGATGGCCTTCGCCATCGGCACGGACATCGCGCACATCGCCGGCAAGTCCATGATCTCCACGATCCGGCACTCCAAGTTCGGCAACGTGGACTACAAACTCGGCCTCGTCATGCTTGTGGGCACCATGGTCGGCATCGAGATCGGTGCGCAGATCGTCATGCATCTCGAACGGATAGGCCTTGTGGGCAGCGTGGTCCGCTGGGTGTACGTGGTGGTGCTTGCGCTCATCGCCTTCATGGTCTTCGCCGACTATGCAAAGGCCGCTGGCAAGCGCAAGCGCGGCGAACTGGGTGAACACGGCGCCGAAGGCATCACCTGGTACAAGACCATGCACCGCATCAGCATTCCGCCCATGATGCACTTCCGCGAAGCCGGCATCACCTGCTCCATGTGGCTGCCCATCGTGGTCAGCCTCGTCACCGGCGTGCTGGCCGGTTTCCTGGGCATCGGCGGCGGCCTGCTGCGCATGCCCGCCCTGGTCTACCTGATCGGTTGCCCCACCCACATCGCCGTGGGCACCGACCTGTTCGAGGTCATGATTTCCGGTCTTTACGGCGCCTTCACCTACACCCTCAAGGGCCGCATCGAGATCGTGGCCGTGTTCGTGATGCTTACCGGCGCCGCCATCGGCGCGCAGATCGGCACCGTGGCCACCAAGTACGCCAAGGGCTCCGGCATCCGCATCGCCTTCGGCCTCGCGGTCCTCGCCTGCATGGTTTCCATCATCCTCAAGCAGAACAACATGAACTCCGCGGCCGCCGTGGTCATCCTTGGCGCCATCGGCCTCATCTGCCTGTGGATCTGCAAGATCATGTTCACCGGCGCCGCCAACGAACTGCGGATGAAGAACTCCGGCCTGACCGCCGAATAA
- a CDS encoding flavin reductase family protein: MATDVTTTSTATIPGRVDIAPNAFVVPMAQTIVGCMADGRPNFMAVAWLTRVNYQPPMLGVSINRRNFSHGAIAASGQFSVNFPTVDMTAVTDYTGLASGARVDKSGLFEVFHGHLDAAPLIRECPLCIECRVHTAVELPSNTFFIGEIAGAWCAEDCLDGEGAPDPKLLRPMLLTMPDNRYWSMGDVVGRAWHDGKALRGKAGGSPAEE; encoded by the coding sequence ATGGCGACCGACGTGACGACCACTTCCACGGCGACAATCCCCGGACGGGTGGACATCGCCCCCAACGCCTTCGTGGTGCCCATGGCCCAGACCATCGTGGGCTGCATGGCCGACGGCAGGCCCAATTTCATGGCCGTGGCCTGGCTGACCCGGGTCAACTACCAGCCGCCCATGCTGGGGGTGTCCATCAACCGGCGCAACTTCAGCCATGGGGCCATCGCCGCCAGCGGGCAGTTCAGCGTGAACTTTCCCACCGTGGACATGACGGCGGTGACCGACTACACGGGCCTGGCCTCCGGCGCCCGCGTGGACAAGTCCGGCCTGTTCGAGGTGTTCCACGGGCATCTCGACGCGGCGCCGCTGATACGGGAATGCCCGTTGTGCATCGAATGCCGGGTGCACACCGCCGTGGAACTGCCCAGCAACACCTTTTTCATCGGCGAGATTGCCGGGGCCTGGTGCGCTGAAGACTGCCTGGACGGGGAAGGCGCGCCGGACCCCAAACTGTTGCGGCCCATGCTGCTGACCATGCCCGACAACCGGTACTGGTCCATGGGCGACGTGGTGGGCCGGGCGTGGCACGACGGCAAGGCCCTGCGAGGCAAGGCGGGCGGCAGTCCGGCGGAAGAATAG
- a CDS encoding putative quinol monooxygenase: MSQADSPVAVTAMLTALPGSEARAAELIAGIVTATQRHEGMLRYEAQQQLDAPRNFTFIEQWTSRATLDAHLATPELLAFRAAAAEVFEGPADMRLWRLVK; encoded by the coding sequence ATGTCACAAGCCGATTCCCCGGTGGCGGTCACCGCCATGCTTACCGCCCTTCCCGGCAGCGAAGCCCGCGCGGCGGAACTCATCGCGGGCATCGTGACCGCCACGCAACGGCACGAGGGCATGCTGCGCTACGAGGCGCAGCAGCAACTGGACGCACCGCGCAATTTCACCTTCATCGAGCAGTGGACGTCCAGGGCAACCCTGGACGCGCACCTGGCCACGCCCGAACTGCTGGCCTTCCGCGCGGCGGCGGCCGAGGTTTTCGAAGGTCCGGCCGACATGCGACTGTGGCGGCTGGTGAAGTAG